A genome region from Arachidicoccus soli includes the following:
- a CDS encoding succinate dehydrogenase/fumarate reductase iron-sulfur subunit produces the protein MEHYDMHLTLKVWRQPNGNTAGDFKIYEVNNISSEMSFLEMFDVLNERLINEGEDPIAFDHDCREGICGACSMVIDGKPHGPWAQNTTCQLHMRAFKDGDTIVVEPWRAKAFPVIKDLVVDRSSFDRIIQAGGYISVNTGNAVDANSLPIEKKKADDAFAAAACIGCGACVAACKNSSALLFTSAKVAQLSLLPQGAPERRTRVLDMVAQMDKEGFGSCTSTGACEATCPKGISITNIAKLNKEYFWASLTSE, from the coding sequence ATGGAACACTACGATATGCATTTGACGTTAAAAGTTTGGCGTCAGCCCAATGGGAATACAGCGGGCGATTTTAAAATTTATGAGGTAAATAATATCTCTTCAGAAATGTCTTTCTTAGAGATGTTCGATGTACTCAATGAAAGACTAATCAACGAGGGCGAAGACCCGATTGCATTTGACCACGATTGTAGAGAAGGAATTTGTGGTGCTTGCTCTATGGTCATTGACGGTAAACCACATGGGCCTTGGGCGCAAAATACTACTTGTCAATTGCATATGCGTGCCTTTAAAGATGGCGATACAATTGTCGTTGAACCTTGGCGTGCCAAAGCATTCCCGGTAATAAAAGACTTGGTCGTTGATCGTTCTTCTTTCGACCGTATTATTCAAGCAGGTGGTTATATTTCTGTAAATACAGGAAATGCAGTAGATGCTAATTCATTACCAATTGAAAAGAAAAAAGCAGACGATGCATTTGCTGCTGCAGCTTGTATCGGTTGTGGTGCCTGCGTTGCAGCTTGTAAAAATAGTTCTGCTTTATTATTTACAAGTGCCAAAGTTGCACAATTATCATTATTGCCACAAGGTGCTCCGGAACGTAGAACACGCGTTTTGGATATGGTAGCACAAATGGATAAAGAAGGGTTTGGTTCTTGTACTTCTACTGGTGCTTGCGAAGCAACTTGTCCTAAAGGCATTTCTATAACCAATATCGCCAAATTAAATAAAGAATATTTCTGGGCTTCACTTACAAGTGAATAA
- a CDS encoding SPOR domain-containing protein produces MKNNLNLHTAIFLIIKKANIVNISSHYISDFLRQNGFISLEKIGELSLPENPQTNEEGELLSEAVFVYDKKAETTPDFVHYLAGILQKPLLLVQSDLEYFLDQSRQLMNIGSKPLEIDGIGFIHAENNGTYSFSTTAPDGFKETAFHKKYDEAHQSGSPMLSSVNYASKRKGSRNLGRWILAILLIGIIAFGFYYVKSKPDFFTDNQVKKDSIKNEKIAERKDISAPVVKITSSKVDGYKFIIQTFDNLQGINKRVTQLKNYGNIVSTDSIRVNGKTIYRLYVTDEKAKPADTLHIKDSLRAYFGHTITIE; encoded by the coding sequence ATGAAAAATAATTTAAACTTGCATACCGCCATTTTTCTTATTATTAAAAAAGCAAATATTGTGAATATTTCTTCCCATTACATAAGCGATTTTTTACGTCAAAACGGGTTTATTTCTTTGGAAAAAATAGGTGAACTGTCTTTACCAGAGAATCCACAAACCAATGAGGAAGGTGAATTGCTTTCGGAGGCTGTTTTTGTATATGATAAGAAAGCAGAAACTACTCCCGATTTCGTTCATTATTTAGCAGGAATTTTACAAAAACCATTGTTATTAGTACAATCGGATTTGGAATATTTTTTAGATCAATCTCGTCAATTGATGAACATTGGTTCAAAGCCTTTGGAAATAGATGGTATTGGCTTTATCCATGCAGAAAATAATGGAACATATTCGTTCAGCACTACTGCACCGGACGGGTTCAAAGAAACAGCATTTCATAAAAAATATGATGAAGCACATCAGAGCGGGTCACCCATGCTTTCTTCCGTAAATTATGCCTCAAAAAGAAAAGGAAGCCGCAATTTAGGCCGTTGGATTCTAGCGATACTACTAATTGGTATCATTGCATTTGGGTTTTATTATGTAAAATCTAAACCAGATTTTTTTACAGATAATCAGGTGAAAAAAGACTCTATTAAGAATGAAAAGATTGCTGAGAGAAAGGATATTTCTGCCCCAGTAGTTAAAATAACATCATCGAAAGTGGATGGCTATAAGTTTATTATCCAGACATTTGACAATTTACAAGGTATTAATAAGAGAGTAACGCAGCTCAAAAACTACGGCAATATTGTATCTACTGACAGCATTAGGGTAAATGGTAAAACAATCTATAGATTATATGTGACAGATGAAAAGGCAAAACCGGCTGACACATTGCATATAAAAGATTCTCTTCGTGCCTATTTTGGACATACTATTACGATAGAGTAA
- a CDS encoding tyrosine-type recombinase/integrase, with the protein MGNTSSYLQSFFDYLQFEKRYSKHTIIAYKTDLLQFVDYLFVQYPDTKVEVVEPFMVRSWMAALKEKNEAGNKSIHRKASSLKSFYRFLLKESVIIRSPLATLVLPKLNKRLPSFLKEEEAFELISEKRIEGIIDEKDFWEQRTNHLIVKLFYESGIRLSELINLKENQIDESYCQIRVLGKGNKERIVPISKDLLTDMQLYLTEKSNRLEGVDNFFVMKNGKALYPKKVYNAVKKLLSEVTSMQKKSPHILRHSFATHLMNHGADLNAVKELLGHTSLAATQVYTHNTIEKLKDIHKKAHPKA; encoded by the coding sequence ATGGGCAATACTTCATCATATTTACAATCATTTTTTGATTATCTCCAATTTGAGAAAAGATATTCGAAGCATACAATTATTGCATATAAAACTGATTTATTGCAATTTGTGGATTATCTTTTTGTTCAATATCCCGATACAAAAGTAGAAGTAGTTGAACCTTTTATGGTAAGGTCTTGGATGGCTGCTTTGAAAGAAAAAAATGAGGCCGGCAATAAAAGCATTCATCGCAAAGCTTCTAGCCTTAAATCTTTTTATAGATTTTTGTTAAAGGAATCTGTCATTATTCGATCGCCCTTGGCAACACTCGTTTTACCTAAACTAAATAAGCGTCTTCCATCTTTTTTAAAAGAAGAAGAAGCTTTTGAGTTAATCTCTGAAAAAAGAATTGAAGGAATTATCGACGAGAAAGATTTTTGGGAACAGCGCACCAATCATTTAATTGTAAAACTGTTTTACGAATCGGGTATTCGTTTAAGTGAATTAATCAATTTAAAGGAAAACCAAATTGATGAAAGTTATTGCCAGATAAGAGTTTTGGGCAAGGGCAATAAAGAAAGAATTGTTCCTATTTCTAAAGATTTGTTGACGGACATGCAATTATATCTAACTGAAAAATCCAATAGATTAGAAGGGGTGGATAATTTTTTTGTAATGAAAAACGGTAAAGCGCTTTATCCTAAAAAAGTGTACAACGCTGTAAAGAAATTATTGAGCGAAGTAACGAGCATGCAGAAAAAAAGCCCACATATTTTAAGACATAGTTTTGCTACACATTTGATGAATCATGGTGCTGACTTGAATGCGGTGAAAGAATTATTAGGACACACAAGTCTTGCTGCTACGCAAGTCTATACGCATAATACGATAGAGAAATTGAAAGACATTCATAAAAAGGCACACCCCAAAGCTTAG
- a CDS encoding diacylglycerol kinase family protein: MKEEKEKFSLKKRAASFRFAFQGIKTLLQSEHNAWIHLTATILVFCFGFYFKISSQEWMTVCFAIGFVFSMEIINTAFEKLCDFVSPEKHELIKQIKDLSAAAVLIAAITAFVIGCIIFIPKIV, translated from the coding sequence ATGAAAGAGGAAAAAGAAAAATTTTCGTTGAAGAAAAGAGCCGCAAGTTTTCGTTTTGCTTTTCAAGGAATTAAAACCCTATTGCAATCCGAACATAACGCTTGGATCCATTTGACAGCAACTATTCTGGTTTTTTGCTTTGGTTTTTATTTTAAGATATCTTCCCAAGAATGGATGACTGTTTGCTTTGCTATTGGATTTGTTTTCTCGATGGAGATTATAAATACAGCCTTTGAAAAACTTTGCGATTTTGTTTCTCCTGAAAAACATGAGTTGATAAAGCAAATAAAAGATTTGTCGGCTGCTGCTGTACTTATAGCAGCTATAACTGCCTTTGTGATAGGGTGTATAATATTTATCCCAAAAATAGTGTAG
- the rpsU gene encoding 30S ribosomal protein S21, whose product MLIIDSKDCENIDKALKKYKKKFEKSKTLLRLRERQNFTKPSVTRREEVLKAIYKQNIASGKIEK is encoded by the coding sequence ATGTTGATTATTGATTCAAAAGATTGTGAAAACATCGATAAAGCACTCAAAAAGTATAAAAAGAAATTTGAGAAAAGCAAAACGTTATTGCGTTTAAGAGAACGTCAAAACTTCACAAAGCCTTCGGTAACACGTCGTGAAGAAGTTTTAAAAGCTATCTACAAGCAAAATATTGCTTCTGGCAAAATCGAGAAGTAG
- a CDS encoding co-chaperone GroES encodes MAKKLNITPLHDRVVVKAAAAEKKSAGGIIIPDTAKEKPQRGTIVAVGAGKKDEPLTVKTGDNVLYGKYAGQEIEIEGTEYLIMRESDIVAII; translated from the coding sequence ATGGCTAAAAAACTAAATATCACTCCGCTTCATGATAGAGTAGTGGTAAAAGCTGCGGCAGCAGAAAAGAAAAGTGCCGGCGGCATTATTATTCCAGATACAGCTAAAGAAAAACCTCAACGCGGTACTATCGTAGCCGTGGGTGCTGGAAAGAAAGATGAACCATTGACTGTAAAAACAGGCGATAATGTTTTGTATGGAAAATATGCCGGTCAAGAAATTGAAATTGAAGGCACTGAGTATTTAATAATGCGCGAAAGCGATATCGTAGCTATCATCTAA
- the groL gene encoding chaperonin GroEL (60 kDa chaperone family; promotes refolding of misfolded polypeptides especially under stressful conditions; forms two stacked rings of heptamers to form a barrel-shaped 14mer; ends can be capped by GroES; misfolded proteins enter the barrel where they are refolded when GroES binds), with translation MAKQIFFDIDARNKMKKGVDTLANAVKVTLGPKGRNVVIEKKFGAPAVTKDGVTVAKEIELEDAIENMGAQMVKEVASKTADIAGDGTTTATVLAQAIISEGLKNVAAGANPMDLKRGIDKAVAKIVDNLKAQSQTVGNDNKKIEQVAAISANNDPEIGKLIAQAFAKVGKEGVITVEEAKGTETTVDIVEGMQFDRGYISAYFVTNTEKMEVEMQNPYILIFDKKISGLKDILPLLEKVVQSSSSLLIIAEDLEGEALSTLVVNKLRGQLKVAAVKAPGFGDRRKEMLQDIAVLTGGTVISEEQGFTLEGADLTSLGRAASVTINKDNTTIVNGKGKKADIQSRVAQIKAQLGTTTSDYDKEKLQERLAKLAGGVAVLYVGAATEVEMKEKKDRVDDALHATRAAVEEGIVPGGGVAYIRATIALEKLKGSNEDETTGIAIVKRAIEEPLRQIVSNCGVEGSIVVQTIKENKADYGFNARTEVFEPLFKAGVIDPTKVSRIALENAASIAGMLLTTECVIADKPEPKSPAMPAMPGGGMGMDY, from the coding sequence ATGGCAAAACAGATATTCTTTGACATTGATGCAAGGAACAAAATGAAAAAAGGTGTTGACACTTTGGCCAATGCGGTAAAAGTAACATTGGGGCCTAAAGGTCGCAACGTAGTAATAGAAAAAAAATTCGGCGCACCTGCTGTAACTAAAGATGGTGTGACTGTTGCAAAAGAAATTGAACTAGAAGACGCCATTGAAAATATGGGTGCTCAAATGGTGAAAGAAGTAGCATCTAAAACCGCAGATATTGCAGGTGATGGTACAACTACGGCAACCGTTTTGGCTCAAGCAATTATTAGCGAAGGTTTGAAAAATGTTGCTGCCGGCGCAAATCCAATGGATTTGAAACGCGGTATCGACAAAGCTGTTGCTAAAATAGTTGATAACCTTAAAGCACAATCTCAAACTGTTGGCAACGACAATAAGAAAATTGAACAAGTTGCTGCTATCTCTGCTAACAACGACCCTGAAATTGGAAAGTTGATTGCACAAGCTTTTGCTAAAGTAGGCAAAGAAGGTGTTATCACTGTTGAAGAGGCAAAAGGTACAGAAACAACTGTTGATATTGTAGAAGGTATGCAATTTGACCGCGGTTATATTTCTGCTTACTTTGTTACCAACACTGAAAAGATGGAAGTAGAAATGCAAAATCCTTACATCTTGATTTTCGACAAAAAAATCTCTGGCTTAAAAGATATTCTTCCATTATTAGAAAAAGTTGTTCAATCTTCTTCTTCTCTATTAATTATTGCAGAAGATTTAGAAGGGGAAGCACTATCTACTTTAGTTGTAAATAAATTGCGTGGTCAGTTAAAAGTTGCTGCTGTAAAAGCACCAGGCTTTGGTGATCGTCGTAAAGAAATGTTGCAAGATATCGCTGTATTAACAGGCGGTACTGTAATCAGCGAAGAACAAGGCTTTACTTTAGAAGGAGCAGATTTAACTTCTCTTGGACGTGCAGCTTCAGTTACGATTAATAAAGATAATACAACAATTGTAAACGGTAAAGGTAAAAAGGCAGATATTCAATCTCGTGTAGCACAAATTAAAGCACAACTAGGAACAACAACTTCTGATTACGATAAAGAAAAATTACAAGAACGTTTGGCTAAATTAGCTGGCGGTGTAGCTGTTCTTTATGTAGGTGCTGCAACGGAAGTTGAAATGAAAGAAAAGAAAGATCGTGTTGACGACGCTTTGCACGCAACGCGCGCAGCTGTTGAAGAAGGTATTGTACCAGGTGGCGGTGTTGCTTATATTCGTGCAACTATTGCATTGGAAAAATTAAAAGGAAGCAACGAAGATGAAACAACCGGTATCGCTATTGTAAAACGCGCAATCGAAGAACCTCTTCGTCAAATCGTTTCTAACTGTGGAGTTGAAGGTTCGATTGTTGTACAAACAATTAAAGAAAACAAAGCTGATTACGGCTTTAACGCACGTACTGAAGTTTTTGAACCCTTATTCAAAGCAGGTGTTATTGACCCTACAAAGGTTAGCCGTATCGCTTTAGAAAATGCTGCATCCATTGCAGGTATGTTATTGACTACCGAATGTGTAATTGCAGATAAACCAGAACCAAAATCTCCAGCTATGCCAGCTATGCCAGGCGGCGGAATGGGAATGGATTATTAA